The following coding sequences lie in one Lysobacter capsici genomic window:
- the glmU gene encoding bifunctional UDP-N-acetylglucosamine diphosphorylase/glucosamine-1-phosphate N-acetyltransferase GlmU, translating into MNQLHIVILAAGEGKRMKSATAKVLQKIAGRPMLAHAIETARALGPAGIHVVYGHGGEQVRAAFDGQADLHWAEQEQRLGTGHAVQQAMPGVPQDARVLVLYGDVPLITADTLRRLLAAPGRLAVLVADMDDPTGYGRIVRDPEGRVGRIVEHKDADEEQREIRTVNTGILVADGEPLRRWLDRLGNDNAQGEYYLTDVFAAAAAEYSPAEMVHVADPVEVEGANDPWQLAQLERAYQLRAAREVCVQGARLADPSRFDLRGTLSVGRDVEIDVDVVLEGRVELGDGVQIGPFCRLRDVTLAAGTLVRAHCDLDGVVVEGAAVIGPYSRLRPGTVLADGAHVGNFVETKNARIGVGSKANHLTYLGDAVIGAGVNVGAGTITCNYDGVNKSTTTIEDGAFIGSNSSLVAPVTIGKDATIAAGSVITRPAPAGELSIGRARQSTVEGWKRPVKKKPQD; encoded by the coding sequence ATGAACCAGCTGCACATCGTGATTCTCGCCGCTGGCGAGGGCAAGCGCATGAAGTCGGCGACGGCCAAGGTGCTGCAGAAGATCGCCGGCCGGCCGATGCTGGCGCACGCGATCGAAACCGCGCGGGCGCTGGGCCCGGCCGGCATCCACGTGGTCTACGGCCACGGCGGCGAGCAGGTCCGCGCCGCGTTCGACGGCCAGGCCGACCTGCACTGGGCCGAGCAGGAACAGCGCCTGGGCACCGGCCACGCCGTGCAGCAGGCGATGCCGGGCGTGCCGCAGGATGCGCGCGTGCTGGTGCTGTACGGCGACGTGCCGCTGATCACCGCCGACACCCTGCGGCGGCTGCTGGCCGCCCCGGGCCGGCTGGCGGTGCTGGTGGCCGACATGGACGACCCGACCGGTTACGGCCGCATCGTCCGCGACCCGGAAGGCCGGGTCGGCCGCATCGTCGAGCACAAGGACGCCGACGAGGAACAGCGCGAGATCCGCACCGTCAACACCGGCATCCTGGTCGCCGACGGCGAACCGCTGCGGCGCTGGCTCGATCGCCTGGGCAACGACAACGCGCAGGGCGAGTACTACCTCACCGACGTATTCGCCGCGGCCGCGGCCGAGTACAGCCCGGCCGAGATGGTGCATGTCGCCGATCCGGTCGAAGTCGAAGGCGCCAACGATCCGTGGCAGCTCGCCCAGCTCGAACGCGCCTACCAATTGCGCGCCGCGCGCGAGGTCTGCGTGCAGGGCGCGCGCCTGGCCGATCCGTCGCGTTTCGATCTGCGCGGCACGCTCAGCGTCGGCCGGGACGTGGAGATCGATGTCGACGTGGTGCTCGAAGGCCGGGTCGAACTCGGCGACGGCGTGCAGATCGGCCCGTTCTGCCGGCTCCGCGACGTCACGCTCGCCGCCGGCACGCTGGTGCGCGCGCATTGCGATCTCGACGGCGTGGTGGTCGAGGGCGCGGCGGTGATCGGCCCGTATTCGCGTCTGCGTCCGGGCACGGTGCTCGCCGACGGCGCGCATGTCGGCAATTTCGTCGAGACCAAGAACGCCCGCATCGGCGTGGGCAGCAAGGCCAATCACCTGACCTACCTGGGCGATGCGGTGATCGGCGCCGGCGTCAACGTCGGCGCGGGCACCATCACCTGCAACTACGACGGCGTGAACAAGTCGACCACCACGATCGAGGACGGCGCCTTCATCGGCTCGAACTCGTCGCTGGTCGCGCCGGTCACGATCGGCAAGGACGCGACCATCGCGGCCGGTTCGGTGATCACCCGGCCGGCGCCGGCGGGCGAGCTGAGCATCGGCCGCGCGCGTCAGTCGACGGTGGAAGGCTGGAAGCGGCCGGTGAAGAAAAAGCCGCAGGACTGA
- a CDS encoding glucose 1-dehydrogenase, whose product MSNKLAGKVALVTGASKGIGAAIAKALAAQGASVAVNYASSKAGADAVVAAIEAAGGKAVAVQGDVSKSADAQAIVDATVKQFGRLDVLVNNSGVYAFGPLAEITEEHFHQQFNVNVLGLLLTTQAASKHLGEGASIINIGSVVSRITPPDSAVYTGTKGAVDAITGVLSRELGPRKIRVNSLNPGMIETEGTHSAGFIGSDFQAWAVSQTPLGRIGQPDDIASIAVFLASDDSYWLTGEQLLAGGGTR is encoded by the coding sequence ATGAGCAACAAACTCGCAGGCAAAGTCGCGCTGGTCACCGGCGCATCCAAGGGCATCGGCGCGGCCATCGCCAAGGCGCTCGCCGCGCAGGGCGCGTCGGTCGCGGTGAACTACGCCAGCAGCAAGGCCGGCGCCGACGCGGTGGTCGCGGCCATCGAAGCGGCCGGCGGCAAGGCCGTCGCGGTCCAGGGCGACGTGTCCAAGAGCGCCGACGCCCAGGCCATCGTCGACGCCACGGTCAAGCAGTTCGGCCGCCTCGACGTGCTGGTCAACAACTCCGGCGTCTACGCGTTCGGCCCGCTGGCCGAGATCACCGAAGAACACTTCCACCAGCAGTTCAACGTCAACGTGCTCGGCCTGTTGCTGACCACCCAGGCCGCGTCCAAGCATCTGGGCGAAGGCGCCAGCATCATCAACATCGGTTCGGTGGTCAGCCGCATCACCCCGCCCGACAGCGCGGTCTACACCGGCACCAAGGGCGCGGTCGACGCGATCACCGGCGTGCTGTCGCGCGAACTCGGCCCGCGCAAGATCCGGGTCAACTCGCTCAACCCCGGCATGATCGAAACCGAAGGCACCCACTCGGCCGGCTTCATCGGTTCGGATTTCCAGGCCTGGGCGGTCTCGCAGACGCCGCTGGGCCGCATCGGCCAGCCCGACGACATCGCCTCGATCGCGGTGTTCCTGGCCTCGGACGATTCGTACTGGCTGACCGGCGAGCAGTTGCTGGCCGGCGGCGGTACGCGCTGA
- a CDS encoding ArsR/SmtB family transcription factor — MKPLVHPAIEDITVEGILHALSDPVRAAIYAQMAGAACAMNCSNFLQVSDRSIPKSTLSLHFRALREAGLIRSERRGVEMHNTTRCADVEQRFPGLIGAILSAHGAQAVERAKLAKRKAAAAKSRSV; from the coding sequence ATGAAACCCCTGGTGCATCCAGCGATCGAGGACATCACCGTGGAGGGCATCCTCCATGCGCTGTCGGACCCCGTGCGCGCGGCGATCTACGCGCAGATGGCCGGCGCGGCCTGCGCGATGAACTGTTCCAATTTCCTCCAGGTCAGCGACCGCAGCATTCCCAAGTCGACCCTGTCGCTGCATTTCCGCGCGCTGCGCGAGGCCGGGCTGATCCGCAGCGAGCGGCGCGGGGTGGAAATGCACAACACCACCCGCTGCGCGGACGTCGAGCAGCGTTTCCCGGGGTTGATCGGCGCGATCCTGTCGGCGCACGGCGCGCAGGCGGTCGAGCGCGCGAAGCTCGCCAAGCGCAAGGCTGCCGCGGCCAAGTCCAGATCGGTTTGA
- a CDS encoding sensor histidine kinase, which produces MRRPPLSLVFSAIALVYLAVGAAATLWLSQWIGNRWLVLAIVLAVLAPLLVYHVRRAFAPMNSLFRALAGSVASYRDGDYSISFHWDGKGDLGELVASHNRLGDTLREQRLSLVQRELLLDTMVQNTPVAMLLVDPSRRIIHGNLAARKALGEGKRLEGQDFAALLARAPVPMQEAFDRGGDGMFTVGDIENEEIYHLSRRVFRLNGRAHELVLLRQLTAELRRQEVQTWKKVIRVISHELNNSLAPIASLAHSGAELLRRGQYDRLPTALATIEDRARHLEGFIRDYARFAKLPAPRLEPIEWSRFVEQLRSQVDFAFDGIQGDAIARVDVAQLEQCLINLLKNAHESGSAPEEVRLQLRRVQDAWRIDILDRGTGMNDSVLSNALLPFYSTKRNGTGLGLALAREIAEAHGGRIALLNREGGGLCVSMVLPD; this is translated from the coding sequence ATGCGCCGTCCCCCATTGAGTCTGGTGTTCAGCGCGATCGCGCTGGTGTACCTCGCGGTCGGCGCCGCGGCGACGCTGTGGCTGTCGCAGTGGATCGGCAATCGCTGGCTGGTGCTGGCGATCGTGCTCGCGGTGCTGGCGCCGTTGCTGGTCTATCACGTGCGGCGCGCGTTCGCGCCGATGAATTCTTTGTTCCGCGCCCTCGCCGGCTCGGTCGCCAGCTACCGCGACGGCGATTACTCGATCAGCTTCCACTGGGACGGCAAGGGCGACCTGGGCGAACTGGTCGCCAGCCACAACCGCCTGGGCGACACCTTGCGCGAGCAGCGCCTGAGCCTGGTCCAGCGCGAACTGCTGCTCGACACCATGGTCCAGAACACGCCGGTGGCGATGCTGCTGGTCGATCCCTCGCGCCGGATCATCCACGGCAACCTCGCCGCGCGCAAAGCCCTGGGCGAAGGCAAGCGCCTGGAAGGCCAGGATTTCGCCGCCCTGCTCGCGCGCGCGCCGGTGCCGATGCAGGAAGCCTTCGATCGCGGCGGCGACGGCATGTTCACCGTCGGCGATATCGAAAACGAGGAGATCTATCACCTCTCGCGCCGGGTGTTCCGCCTCAACGGCCGCGCCCACGAACTGGTGCTGCTGCGCCAGCTCACCGCCGAGCTGCGCCGGCAGGAAGTGCAGACCTGGAAGAAAGTGATCCGGGTCATCAGCCACGAACTCAACAACTCGCTGGCGCCGATCGCCTCGCTTGCGCACTCCGGCGCCGAGTTGCTGCGTCGCGGCCAGTACGATCGCCTGCCGACCGCGCTGGCCACCATCGAAGACCGCGCGCGCCATCTGGAAGGGTTCATCCGCGATTACGCGCGTTTCGCCAAACTGCCGGCGCCGCGGCTGGAGCCGATCGAATGGTCGCGCTTCGTGGAGCAACTGCGCAGCCAGGTCGACTTCGCCTTCGACGGCATCCAGGGCGACGCGATCGCGCGCGTCGACGTGGCCCAGCTCGAGCAATGCCTGATCAACCTGCTCAAGAACGCGCACGAGTCGGGCTCGGCGCCCGAGGAAGTACGCCTGCAGCTGCGCCGGGTGCAGGACGCCTGGCGCATCGACATCCTCGACCGCGGCACCGGCATGAACGACTCGGTGCTGTCCAACGCGCTGCTGCCGTTCTACTCGACCAAGCGCAACGGCACCGGCCTGGGCCTGGCGCTCGCGCGCGAGATCGCCGAGGCCCACGGCGGCCGCATCGCGCTGTTGAATCGCGAAGGCGGCGGCCTGTGCGTGTCGATGGTGTTGCCCGACTGA
- a CDS encoding sigma-54-dependent transcriptional regulator has translation MRTVLVIDDNPAVGTALDLLFGLREIQVIAVQSPEAGLDTLAREDIGLVLQDMNFTADTTSGEEGVALFRAIRARHPDLPIILLTAWTHLDIAVDLAKAGAADYLAKPWDDQKLLASVENLLELGASTREVSRLHEQRRKLHRDLEARYDLRGLVFGSEQLARVVELAGHVARADVPVLITGPNGAGKEKIAEIVQANSSVKSGPFVTLNCGALPTELIEAELFGADAGAYTGANKMREGKFEAADGGTLFLDEIGNLPPTGQMKLLRVLETGRFERLGSNRERQVKVRVISATNADLPAMIRDGRFREDLYYRLNTIQIDIPPLAERRDDVLPLARHFLQDNPLAAGKRLSEDAERALLQHAWPGNVRELRNTLQRAALLARGDSIGVTDLGLPAAAAQPAIAIGGDELDRATIEAALERAGGVLAQAASELGLSRQALYRRLERLGIKRD, from the coding sequence ATGCGCACGGTCCTGGTCATCGACGACAACCCGGCGGTCGGCACCGCGCTGGACCTGCTGTTCGGCTTGCGCGAGATCCAGGTGATCGCCGTGCAGTCGCCCGAAGCCGGACTGGACACGCTGGCGCGCGAAGACATCGGCCTGGTCCTGCAGGACATGAACTTCACCGCCGACACCACCTCCGGCGAAGAAGGCGTGGCGCTGTTCCGCGCGATCCGCGCGCGCCACCCGGACCTGCCGATCATCCTGCTGACCGCGTGGACCCACCTGGACATCGCCGTCGACCTGGCCAAGGCCGGCGCCGCCGATTACCTGGCCAAGCCCTGGGACGATCAGAAACTGCTGGCCAGCGTCGAGAACCTGCTCGAACTGGGCGCGAGCACGCGGGAGGTCTCGCGCCTGCACGAGCAACGCCGCAAGCTGCATCGCGACCTGGAAGCGCGTTACGACCTGCGCGGGCTGGTGTTCGGTTCCGAACAACTCGCGCGCGTGGTCGAACTGGCCGGCCACGTCGCCCGCGCAGACGTGCCGGTGCTGATCACCGGCCCCAACGGCGCCGGCAAGGAAAAGATCGCCGAGATCGTGCAAGCCAACTCTTCGGTCAAGTCCGGCCCGTTCGTGACCTTGAACTGCGGCGCGCTGCCGACGGAGTTGATCGAAGCCGAGTTGTTCGGCGCCGACGCCGGCGCCTACACCGGCGCCAACAAGATGCGCGAGGGCAAGTTCGAAGCCGCCGACGGCGGCACCTTGTTTCTCGACGAAATCGGCAACCTGCCGCCGACCGGACAGATGAAGCTGCTGCGGGTGCTGGAAACCGGACGCTTCGAACGCCTGGGCTCGAACCGCGAACGCCAGGTCAAGGTGCGGGTGATCAGCGCGACCAACGCCGATCTGCCGGCGATGATCCGCGACGGCCGTTTCCGCGAGGATTTGTACTACCGGCTCAACACCATCCAGATCGACATCCCGCCGCTGGCCGAGCGCCGCGACGACGTGCTGCCGCTGGCCCGGCATTTCCTCCAGGACAATCCGCTCGCCGCCGGCAAGCGCCTGAGCGAGGACGCCGAGCGCGCGCTGTTGCAGCACGCCTGGCCCGGCAACGTGCGCGAACTGCGCAACACCCTGCAGCGCGCGGCCCTGCTGGCGCGCGGCGACAGCATCGGCGTGACCGACCTCGGCCTGCCCGCGGCCGCCGCGCAGCCGGCGATCGCGATCGGCGGCGACGAACTCGACCGCGCCACCATCGAAGCCGCGCTGGAACGCGCCGGCGGCGTCCTGGCCCAGGCCGCGAGCGAACTGGGCCTGTCACGTCAGGCGCTGTACCGACGTCTTGAAAGACTCGGCATCAAGCGCGACTGA
- a CDS encoding DUF885 domain-containing protein — protein MSPSSAHRVERRSLSRTALSTVLSAALFGATLLSAAQAAPATATADADADADATIADAAQASDVAARLKAFNALIDEQWESLMREQPEQASFFGDYRYNAAWGDFSLAGAAKHNRDTKELLARFKAVDTRGFPESDLLNHRLMLLWLEDDLRGYALKFHEMPLDQFNGTHLFLTIMVKSFPFNDTQQYDDYLKRLHEIPRILEQVTQVARQGAKDGLMQPSYLLEKVAAQCNGIADSAGEDNVFAGSLKKFPDSVPAAERERLRKQILAAVNDEVRPAYRRLAEFVSKEYAPKGRKEYGVWAVPNGEALYRFSIEQFTSLDVPPEQIHQLGLSEVARIEKAQTEIAKRLGYADLKTMRSAVAADPKRHASSREQILQLYRDYLAQMDKRLPELFGKLPTTKVQVQSVEAWREKEASAAQYMPGTPDGKRPGLITVNTGEPEKRLLTRIEAVAYHEGVPGHHLQLSIARDLPALPKFRTLTGQTAFMEGWGLYSEELGKEIGFYQDPYSDFGRLSEELIRANRLVLDTGVHHKRWSREQMVQWMRDHSDMEEPNIQSEADRYIAWPGQALAYKMGQLKIRELRARAEARLGKQFDIRAFHDQVLGGGALPLNELELRIDRWIASVPAQADSKK, from the coding sequence ATGAGCCCTTCGTCCGCCCACCGCGTTGAGCGCCGTTCGCTGTCGCGCACGGCATTGTCGACCGTCCTGTCCGCCGCGCTGTTCGGCGCCACGCTGCTGTCGGCCGCGCAGGCCGCGCCCGCCACCGCGACCGCAGACGCAGACGCAGACGCAGACGCCACCATCGCTGACGCCGCGCAGGCCAGTGATGTCGCCGCGCGCCTGAAAGCCTTCAACGCGCTGATCGACGAGCAGTGGGAAAGCCTGATGCGCGAGCAGCCCGAACAGGCCAGCTTCTTCGGCGACTACCGCTACAACGCCGCCTGGGGCGATTTCTCGCTGGCCGGCGCGGCCAAACACAACCGCGATACGAAGGAATTGCTCGCCCGCTTCAAGGCGGTCGACACCCGCGGCTTTCCTGAAAGCGACCTGCTCAACCACCGGCTGATGCTGCTGTGGCTCGAGGACGATCTGCGCGGCTATGCGCTCAAGTTCCATGAAATGCCGCTGGACCAGTTCAACGGCACGCATCTGTTCCTGACCATCATGGTCAAGTCGTTCCCGTTCAACGACACCCAGCAGTACGACGATTACCTCAAGCGCCTGCACGAGATCCCGCGCATCCTGGAGCAGGTCACGCAAGTCGCCCGCCAGGGCGCCAAGGACGGGCTGATGCAGCCCTCGTACCTGCTGGAGAAGGTCGCCGCGCAATGCAACGGCATCGCCGACAGCGCCGGCGAGGACAACGTGTTCGCCGGCTCGCTGAAGAAGTTCCCCGACAGCGTGCCGGCGGCCGAACGCGAGCGCCTGCGCAAGCAGATCCTCGCCGCGGTCAACGACGAAGTGCGCCCGGCCTATCGCCGCCTGGCCGAGTTCGTCAGCAAGGAGTACGCGCCCAAGGGCCGCAAGGAATACGGCGTGTGGGCGGTGCCCAACGGCGAGGCGCTGTACCGGTTCTCGATCGAACAGTTCACCTCGCTGGACGTGCCGCCCGAGCAGATCCACCAGCTCGGCCTGAGCGAAGTGGCGCGGATCGAAAAGGCCCAGACCGAAATCGCCAAGCGCCTGGGCTACGCCGACCTCAAGACCATGCGCAGCGCGGTCGCCGCCGATCCCAAACGCCACGCCAGCTCGCGCGAGCAGATCCTGCAGTTGTACCGCGACTATCTGGCGCAGATGGACAAGCGCCTGCCCGAACTGTTCGGCAAGCTGCCGACCACCAAGGTGCAGGTGCAGTCGGTCGAGGCGTGGCGCGAGAAGGAAGCCTCGGCCGCGCAGTACATGCCCGGCACGCCGGACGGCAAGCGCCCGGGCCTGATCACGGTCAACACCGGCGAGCCGGAAAAGCGCCTGCTGACCCGGATCGAAGCGGTCGCCTATCACGAAGGCGTGCCCGGCCATCATCTGCAATTGTCGATCGCGCGCGACCTGCCGGCGCTGCCGAAATTCCGCACCCTGACCGGCCAGACCGCCTTCATGGAAGGCTGGGGCCTGTATTCGGAAGAACTCGGCAAGGAGATCGGTTTCTACCAGGACCCGTACAGCGATTTCGGCCGCCTGTCCGAGGAACTGATTCGCGCCAACCGCCTGGTGCTCGACACCGGCGTGCATCACAAGCGCTGGAGCCGCGAGCAGATGGTGCAGTGGATGCGCGATCACTCCGACATGGAAGAACCCAACATCCAGTCCGAAGCCGATCGCTACATCGCCTGGCCCGGACAGGCGCTGGCCTACAAGATGGGGCAGTTGAAGATCCGCGAACTGCGCGCGCGCGCCGAAGCCAGACTCGGCAAACAGTTCGACATCCGCGCGTTCCACGACCAGGTCCTCGGCGGCGGCGCATTGCCCTTGAACGAACTGGAGCTGCGCATCGATCGCTGGATCGCCTCGGTGCCGGCGCAGGCCGACAGCAAAAAATAA
- a CDS encoding ABC transporter permease: MDIRPILTTLRRHKTAAALIVFEVALTCAIICNAVFLIQSRIARMNSPSGMVENELLRVGVRGINEQGDNEALTRSDLALLRSLPGVKSVSIANQVRYGDSSWNSGVNLTSDQKIASASVSTYLGDAQFVKTLGLKLVAGRDFNADEMISYAKLREPGANVAVPSAIITRALADKLYPGQDPVGKVFYSWGDEPTRVVGVVEHLLRPNDWIKPGMGDFSVIFPIEMGYDAGIYLLRVDPAQRDQVLKSAGEALVKNGPVRILSARNARVEDMADKFYQTDRSMIWLLSAVCIALLIVTALGIIGLASFWVQQRTRQIGVRRALGATRGQILRYFQTENFLLTSIGIVLGMAMAFAINLALMKYYELPRLPALYLPLGALCLWALGQIAVYGPAKRAAMVPPALATRSA; the protein is encoded by the coding sequence ATGGACATCCGCCCCATCCTGACCACGTTGCGCCGGCACAAGACCGCCGCCGCCCTGATCGTGTTCGAAGTCGCGCTGACCTGCGCGATCATCTGCAACGCCGTGTTCCTGATCCAGAGCCGCATCGCGCGCATGAACAGCCCCAGCGGCATGGTCGAGAACGAACTGCTGCGCGTGGGAGTGCGCGGCATCAACGAACAAGGCGACAACGAAGCGCTGACCCGTTCGGACCTCGCGTTGCTGCGTTCGCTGCCGGGGGTCAAGTCGGTGAGCATCGCCAACCAGGTGCGTTACGGCGATTCGTCCTGGAACAGCGGCGTCAACCTCACCTCGGACCAGAAGATCGCGAGCGCCAGCGTGTCCACCTACCTGGGCGATGCGCAATTCGTGAAGACCCTGGGGCTGAAGCTGGTCGCCGGTCGCGACTTCAATGCCGACGAGATGATCAGTTACGCCAAGTTGCGCGAGCCCGGCGCGAACGTCGCGGTGCCGTCGGCGATCATCACCCGCGCCCTGGCCGACAAGCTCTACCCCGGCCAGGACCCGGTCGGCAAGGTGTTCTATTCCTGGGGCGATGAACCCACCCGCGTGGTCGGCGTGGTCGAACACCTGCTGCGTCCCAACGACTGGATCAAGCCGGGTATGGGCGATTTCTCGGTGATCTTCCCGATCGAGATGGGCTACGACGCCGGCATCTATCTGCTGCGAGTGGACCCCGCGCAGCGCGATCAGGTGCTCAAGAGCGCCGGCGAGGCGCTGGTCAAGAACGGGCCGGTGCGCATCCTCAGCGCGAGGAACGCGCGGGTCGAGGACATGGCCGACAAGTTCTACCAGACCGATCGCTCGATGATCTGGCTGCTCAGCGCGGTGTGCATCGCCCTGTTGATCGTCACCGCGCTCGGCATCATCGGCCTGGCCAGTTTCTGGGTCCAGCAACGCACCCGCCAGATCGGCGTGCGCCGCGCGCTGGGCGCGACCCGCGGCCAGATCCTGCGTTACTTCCAGACCGAGAACTTCCTGCTGACCAGCATCGGCATCGTGCTCGGCATGGCGATGGCGTTCGCGATCAATCTGGCCTTGATGAAGTACTACGAGTTGCCGCGCCTGCCCGCGCTGTATCTGCCCTTGGGCGCGCTGTGCCTGTGGGCGCTGGGCCAGATCGCGGTGTACGGCCCGGCCAAGCGCGCGGCGATGGTGCCGCCGGCGCTGGCGACGCGATCGGCCTGA
- a CDS encoding ABC transporter permease, translating into MSGNSQFAYYLQLALRSFKRNTVLTALMVLAIALGIGAAMTTLTVFYVLSGDPLPGKSHQVFHPRLDARAMNNYTPGDEPQDDMSRLDAETLLREARGDRQAMMSSGNIAIEPRRDNLPPFRQDSRLTSADFFPMFQVPFKYGAAWSREDDERRARVAVIGTKLNDRLFGGGNSVGKSIWLDRAEFRVVGVIDEWHPQPSFYDLTSGERGFGEPEEVFVPFTASRDVRMNPQGNIDCWGDNNLDKEGNRSVNAKCAWLQYWVELGTPEKVAAYKQYLENYSAQQRAAGRFERPTAPKLDNVMQWLDFKRAVPGDVRLQVWLAFGFLLVCLLNTVGLLLAKFLRRSGEIGVRRALGATRGAIFAQCLVEAGTIGLAGGLLGLVLAQLGLWAVRQQPVSYAALARLDPTMLLTTFALAVVASVLAGLLPAWRACQVTPAIQLKSQ; encoded by the coding sequence ATGTCCGGCAACAGCCAGTTCGCTTATTACTTGCAGCTCGCCTTGCGCAGCTTCAAGCGCAACACCGTGCTGACCGCGCTGATGGTGCTCGCCATCGCGCTCGGCATCGGCGCGGCGATGACCACCCTGACCGTGTTCTACGTGCTCTCCGGCGATCCGCTGCCGGGCAAGAGCCATCAAGTGTTTCACCCGCGCCTGGACGCGCGCGCGATGAACAATTACACCCCCGGCGACGAACCGCAGGACGACATGAGCCGCCTGGACGCCGAAACGCTGTTGCGCGAAGCGCGCGGCGACCGCCAGGCGATGATGTCCTCGGGCAACATCGCGATCGAGCCGCGCCGCGACAACCTGCCGCCGTTCCGCCAGGACTCGCGCCTGACCTCGGCCGATTTCTTCCCGATGTTCCAGGTGCCGTTCAAGTACGGCGCCGCCTGGAGCCGCGAGGACGACGAACGCCGCGCGCGGGTGGCGGTGATCGGCACCAAGCTCAACGACCGCCTGTTCGGCGGCGGCAACAGCGTCGGCAAGTCGATCTGGCTGGACCGGGCCGAATTCCGCGTGGTCGGGGTGATCGACGAGTGGCATCCGCAGCCCAGTTTCTACGATCTGACCTCGGGCGAACGCGGCTTCGGCGAACCGGAGGAAGTGTTCGTGCCGTTCACCGCCTCGCGCGATGTGCGCATGAACCCGCAAGGCAACATCGATTGCTGGGGCGACAACAACCTCGACAAGGAAGGCAACCGCAGCGTCAACGCCAAGTGCGCCTGGCTGCAGTACTGGGTCGAACTGGGCACGCCGGAAAAGGTCGCCGCGTACAAGCAATATCTGGAGAACTACAGCGCCCAGCAGCGCGCCGCCGGCCGCTTCGAACGTCCGACCGCGCCCAAGCTCGACAACGTGATGCAGTGGCTGGACTTCAAGCGCGCGGTGCCCGGCGACGTGCGCCTGCAGGTGTGGCTGGCGTTCGGCTTCCTGCTGGTGTGCCTGCTCAACACGGTCGGCCTGCTGCTGGCCAAGTTCCTGCGCCGCTCCGGCGAAATCGGCGTGCGCCGCGCGCTCGGCGCGACCCGCGGCGCGATCTTCGCCCAGTGCCTGGTCGAGGCCGGCACGATCGGCCTGGCCGGCGGCCTGCTCGGCCTCGTGCTCGCCCAACTCGGCCTGTGGGCGGTGCGGCAACAGCCGGTCAGTTACGCCGCGCTGGCCCGATTGGACCCGACCATGCTGTTGACCACCTTCGCCCTGGCCGTCGTCGCCAGCGTACTGGCCGGGCTATTGCCCGCCTGGCGTGCCTGTCAGGTCACGCCCGCCATCCAGCTCAAGAGCCAGTGA
- a CDS encoding ABC transporter ATP-binding protein: MLDMRQVTKVYRTELVETHALRSLDLHVRDGEFVAVTGPSGSGKTTFLNIAGLLETFTGGEYKLDGEDVRGLSDDARSRLRNQKIGFIFQSFNLIPDLNLFDNCDVPLRYRRMPAAERRQRIEQALTQVGLGSRMKHYPAELSGGQQQRAAIARALAGTPRLLLADEPTGNLDSQMARGVMELLEEINAAGTTIIMVTHDPELAARAQRNVHIVDGMATDLTAEPSLVRAPTPMSTAMDEAPSAGVVDTTHA, translated from the coding sequence ATGCTCGACATGCGCCAGGTCACCAAGGTCTACCGCACCGAACTCGTCGAAACCCACGCGCTGCGCTCGCTGGACCTGCATGTGCGCGACGGCGAATTCGTCGCGGTGACCGGGCCTTCGGGTTCGGGCAAGACCACCTTCCTCAACATCGCCGGCCTGCTGGAAACCTTTACCGGCGGCGAGTACAAGCTCGACGGCGAAGACGTGCGCGGCCTGTCCGACGATGCGCGCTCGCGCCTGCGCAACCAGAAGATCGGCTTCATCTTCCAAAGCTTCAACCTGATCCCCGACCTCAACTTGTTCGACAACTGCGACGTGCCGCTGCGCTACCGGCGCATGCCGGCGGCCGAGCGCAGGCAGCGCATCGAGCAGGCGCTGACCCAGGTCGGCCTTGGCTCGCGCATGAAGCACTACCCGGCCGAACTGTCCGGCGGCCAGCAGCAGCGCGCGGCGATCGCGCGCGCACTGGCGGGCACCCCGCGCCTGCTGCTCGCCGACGAACCGACCGGCAACCTCGATTCGCAGATGGCGCGCGGGGTGATGGAACTGCTGGAGGAGATCAACGCCGCCGGCACCACCATCATCATGGTCACCCACGACCCGGAACTGGCCGCGCGCGCGCAGCGCAACGTGCATATCGTCGACGGCATGGCCACCGACCTGACCGCCGAGCCCAGCCTGGTCCGCGCGCCCACGCCGATGAGCACCGCCATGGACGAGGCACCATCCGCCGGTGTCGTCGACACCACCCACGCCTGA